A part of Aricia agestis chromosome 13, ilAriAges1.1, whole genome shotgun sequence genomic DNA contains:
- the LOC121732850 gene encoding calpain-7-like, with amino-acid sequence MSAFENATEAASLAVRFDETGQTDKAVECYRTAARLLDRIRDSVPPERRMEVVNKVREYLERAILLQEQKDVVQQAESERSMQKCYFLMQQALDADEAGLKDIALQSYTSAVELALIAAKSNPNPEVKSKLNGLASQALERAEKIKGIGKIGALSINETKKPAVSPSRAQLQREQSVHLKVSGKQVYTEEEKVVLRETSKINRNCFLPFMDVDLSEKFQYAIPFEDRASELKLSSKQEREFDRWVRPHEVSADPKMIVGDHVDCYSIKQTIVSDCSFVASLAVSALYEKRFKKKIITSIIYPKNKNKDPVYNPFGKYMVKLHLNGVRRKVIIDDRLPYSKYGRLLCSYSSNKNEFWVSMLEKAYMKVMGGYDFPGSNSNIDLHALTGWIPERVALRPDEATFDAEAVFANMRARLARGHVLATAATGALDEPLAERAGLVPSHAYAVLDVQLVDGVKLLKLKNPWSHVRWRGNYSELDSVHWTAELRRALAYDPDSAAQYDNGVFWIDYASILKFFDVFYLNWNPEIFNYTYCIHQKWDAGNGPVKDEFNISENPQFTLHVQEKGEVWLLLTRHITDIEDFKDNREYITLLVYKSGRRIYYPFDPPPYIDGIRINSPHYLCKIYVGDNSADRYTLVVSQYEKTRTIHYTLRAYATCKFAMAKIEPFPFTKIIKGEWSGHTAGGCENHRATYPNNPKYTIRVPESRGPCHVVCQLKGPKQYQIGVDARVESLDDPSVTAPFLRESSGPYRSGFVVLELRSLPAGRYIITPSTFYPGQEGPFFLELKSTCDVTCEPRY; translated from the exons ATGAGTGCGTTTGAAAATGCGACGGAAGCGGCTTCCCTCGCAGTTAGATTTGACGAGACAGGACAAACGGACAAAGCAGTGGAATGCTATAGAACGGCGGCAAGATTGCTGGACAGAATTAGAGATTCTGTACCGCCAGAACGGCGAATGGAAGTAGTAAACAAAGTTAGAGAATATTTGGAGAGAGCTATACTCTTACAGGAACAGAAAG ATGTGGTACAGCAAGCAGAAAGTGAGCGGAGTATGCAGAAATGTTACTTCTTGATGCAGCAAGCTCTAGACGCTGATGAGGCGGGCCTCAAAGATATTGCTCTCCAGTCTTACACAAGTGCTGTTGAGCTGGCTTTGATAGCAGCT AAGAGTAATCCAAATCCAGAAGTAAAGTCAAAATTAAACGGTTTGGCCTCACAAGCCTTAGAAAGAGCTGAGAAAATAAAGGGTATTGGAAAAATAGGCGCCTTATCTATAAATGAAACTAAGAAACCAG CAGTTTCACCAAGTAGAGCACAGTTGCAAAGAGAACAAAGTGTTCACCTCAAAGTCAGTGGGAAGCAAGTCTACACAGAAGAGGAGAAAGTCGTATTAAGAGAGACATCAAAAATCAACCGCAATTGTTTTCTTCCTTTTATGGATGTGGACTTGTCGGAAAAGTTTCAGTATGCAATACCCTTTGAGGACAGAGCTAGTGAATTGAAATTGTCTTCAAAACAGGAGAGAGAGTTCGATAGATGGGTGAGACCGCATGAAGTGTCTGCTGATCCGAAGATGATAGTCGGAGACCATGTGGATTGTTACAGTATTAAACAAACT ATAGTATCAGACTGTTCATTTGTGGCCTCCCTAGCTGTAAGTGCACTGTACGAAAAgagatttaaaaagaaaattatcaccTCAATAAtatatcccaaaaataaaaataaggacCCAGTGTATAATCCCTTTGGAAAGTATATGGTTAAGTTACATTTAAATGGAGTTAGAAGAAAG GTAATAATAGATGACAGACTGCCCTATAGTAAATACGGGCGCCTGTTGTGTTCATACTCGAGCAACAAAAACGAGTTCTGGGTGTCGATGTTGGAGAAGGCGTATATGAAAGTCATGGGCGGATACGACTTCCCTGGATCTAATAGT AATATAGACCTCCACGCGCTTACCGGTTGGATCCCCGAGCGCGTGGCATTACGGCCGGACGAGGCGACGTTCGACGCGGAGGCCGTGTTCGCGAACATGCGCGCTCGGCTCGCGCGTGGCCACGTGCTGGCGACGGCGGCGACGGGTGCACTCGACGAGCCGCTCGCCGAGCGCGCCGGCCTCGTGCCGAGCCACGCGTACGCCGTGCTCGATGTGCAGTTGGTCGAT GGCGTCAAACTGCTAAAACTCAAGAACCCCTGGTCGCACGTCAGATGGCGGGGCAACTACAGCGAGCTAGACAGCGTGCACTGGACGGCCGAGTTGCGTCGCGCGCTTGCATACGACCCGGACTCCGCCGCACAGTATGATAATGGAGTTTTCTGGATAGACTATGCCAGTATACTGAAGTTCTTCGATGTCTTCTATTTAAATTGGAACCCGGAGATATTCAACTACACATACTGCATACATCA AAAATGGGACGCCGGCAACGGTCCAGTGAAAGACGAGTTCAATATAAGCGAGAACCCGCAATTCACGCTTCACGTCCAAGAGAAGGGGGAAGTGTGGCTACTGCTCACGCGACACATCACAGACATAGAAGATTTCAAGGACAACCGCGAATATATTACATTACTTGTGTACAAGAGCGGCCGACGGATATATTATCCAT TTGACCCTCCCCCCTACATAGACGGCATACGTATCAACAGCCCCCACTATTTATGCAAGATCTACGTTGGCGACAACTCGGCGGATCGCTACACGCTAGTCGTGTCGCAGTATGAGAAGACGCGGACGATACATTACACGCTGCGAGCGTACGCGACGTGCAAATTCGCGATGGCCAAGATTGAACCGTTCCCGTTTACGAAAATT ATAAAAGGCGAATGGTCGGGTCACACGGCCGGCGGTTGTGAGAACCATCGCGCGACTTACCCCAACAACCCTAAATACACAATTCGGGTGCCGGAGTCCCGGGGGCCCTGCCACGTCGTCTGCCAGCTCAAGGGGCCCAAACAGTACCAGATTGGAGTCGACGCGAGGGTTGAGTCGCTAGATGATCCCAGTGTTACGGCGCCGTTTTTGAGAGAGTCTTCTGGGCCGTATCG ATCGGGCTTCGTAGTCCTCGAGCTGCGGAGTCTTCCGGCGGGGCGGTACATCATCACGCCCTCTACCTTCTACCCCGGACAGGAGGGACCGTTCTTCCTGGAGCTCAAGTCCACCTGTGACGTCACCTGCGAACCCCGTTACTAG